The DNA segment CTTTCATTCTTATTTTTCCTCCTTTTTAGTCCAGCGGTCTTTATCACGATTTTTAAATTTCGCCATGACCGTATCGTGTGCTTGCTCCATATCAATATCAAGTGAATTAGCCATACACGTCAAAACAAAGAGACAATCTCCCAGTTCTTCTGCTACAGTTTTTGCTTGCTCACTTGTTTTCTTTGGTTTTTCACCATAATAATGATTGATTTCTCTGGCCAGTTCTCCCGTTTCTTCTGTAATACGAGCCATCATAGCGAGCGGGGAAAAGTAACCTTCCTCGAATCCACCAATGAAATCATCCACTTCTTTTTGTATTTCTGCCATTGTTTTCGCCATAGGTTTTCCCCCTTTTTGTGGTAAACTAAAATAGATTTTAAGCGTCATTGTTAACTTCATTTCATTATACCTAAACAAATACATGCAAGTCCATGATTTTTTACTTACATATTAAATAGTTTTCAGGGAGGGAAAAACGATGCTAAAAACACTGCGCACAAAAAATATATGCTTTATTATGCTTGGAACGGCGATTTACGCATTTGGATTAGTTAACTTTAATATCGCGAATAATCTTGGTGAAGGCGGGCTAGCTGGAGTTACATTATTTTTACTTCACTTCTTCCAAATTGATCCTGCATACTCTAACTTAATATTAAATATCCCTTTATTCATCATAGGTTGGCGTATTCTTGGTAATCGTTCACTCATTTATACCGGAATTGGAACCGTCAGCTTGTCACTGTTTTTATGGATTTTTCAGCGTATCCCTTACACATTAGATTTACATAGCGATTTACTTTTGGTAGCACTTTTTGCTGGTGGTTTTAGTGGTATTGGGCTAGGACTGGTATTCCGATATGGTGGAACAACAGGCGGAAGTGATATTATCGCCAAATTACTTCATCATACAAAAGGAATTAGCATGGGACGCACCCTTTTTGCTATTGATGCAATTGTCCTTGCCGCTTCCTTATCCTACTTAGATGTTCGC comes from the Listeria welshimeri serovar 6b str. SLCC5334 genome and includes:
- a CDS encoding nucleotide pyrophosphohydrolase; translation: MAKTMAEIQKEVDDFIGGFEEGYFSPLAMMARITEETGELAREINHYYGEKPKKTSEQAKTVAEELGDCLFVLTCMANSLDIDMEQAHDTVMAKFKNRDKDRWTKKEEK
- a CDS encoding YitT family protein, producing the protein MLKTLRTKNICFIMLGTAIYAFGLVNFNIANNLGEGGLAGVTLFLLHFFQIDPAYSNLILNIPLFIIGWRILGNRSLIYTGIGTVSLSLFLWIFQRIPYTLDLHSDLLLVALFAGGFSGIGLGLVFRYGGTTGGSDIIAKLLHHTKGISMGRTLFAIDAIVLAASLSYLDVRQVMYTLVAVFIGSRVIDFVQEGAYAARGALIISKDNDAIASHVMLSMNRGVTVLEGRGGFSKIEQDVLYIVVAKNEIIQLKNIVQAVDPHAFVSVSVVHDVMGEGFTLDEDKNPIY